GCGTTGGGGTTGAGCGCATGGAAATGTGAATAAACGTTATAAGCAGATATGTGATCAGGCGAAGCACGCATgagaagaatgaggagAGAAATTAAGTTGGTAGGGGTGAAATCCAGTGAAAGTGTGCGCATGTCGTCAAGCAACCGGATGACTGAAGCCATAGGCGGGGGCTGGGTGCGAGCACAAGCAACAAGGAGTTTTTCGTACACTTCTGCAAAACGCAGACGCGTATTTTCACTCTCAAGTTCGGCACTTGAGGCAAGAGACATGTACTGATCGTAGATTCGAAGGGCATCGTCAAGTCGGGTTTGTTTACGCGATGAGCACAGAGGAATGATAAGGGTTCGTGTGAGCTCAACGTCGAGAGTCACACCTCTGCCTTGACATTCTTCGTACAGATGCATGGCCACTTCCAATGCTTCTCGGTGCTTGACATTCTGAAGGTAATGTCTGATCACCTCTGCCCATACTTTTGAACCCGGTTCCGTCCCAGCCATTTGTTCGGCTGCATGGATCGCTGCAATAACGTCCGAGTATAAGACTTTGGACTTTGAGTCGATGAATTGGTCGAGTTGCTCAAGAGCCAAGGCGAGAATGGCGTTCTGTTGGACAGTAAGGCCTGCATCACGCATGCTGAGGACGGTGGTCTGAAGTTTGGAGAGATCGTGGACAGCGATGTAATATTGGACTTGAGCATCCCACATACGAGGTCCAACGCCTTCTAAAGTGAAGAAGTCCCATTTTTCCATGATCTGCTTAGCTTTCTCAAGCTCGCCATAAGCAATGTGCACTTGCATGACTTCGGCCTGGATATTTTGATTAAGGGTAACACCCTTTTGCTCCATCTCAGCTAGAAGAGGCTCAAGACGCTTTTTGTTTTGACTTGGATGAGAACGAATGATCCGAAGAAGCAGAATGTAGTCTTCTTGATTGAGTGGAGTCGTTTCTCGGAATCGTTGAATAACGATGTCGCTAAGAGCGATATCGGCATCAACTGCAGCGCGCAACATCAATCTCCAATTCACATCCTTCTTATCCATGGACAGGGCTATCTCTAAAGCTTCTCTGACCATCCCACAATTCACCAGTCCTTGAAATACCACATGTTTATGATCTCGCCTCACTGGATATCCAAATCTAGTGGGGAAATCTTCATAGATTCTTCGCAGTAATCGAAGGGCCTTGGGGGTCTTGGTCGTGCTTTCCGCCAATGCTTTCATGGCACCCAGTAGCTGCTCTTCCGACAGAAGGTTGGAAGGGATAGGATCATTGACAACCATGTAATACGCCTTGCTCATTGCTTCGAACGACCGCGTTTGAAGAGCATTTGCAAAGTCTTCGGCCGCAGTTTCCGGCGTCTGACTTTTTCGCACccgagaaaagaaggaggtgaaaggcgagagaagggaagtAGTAGAGCTGAGCCGAGTCTGATACATGACATCGTTGCCTGTGATGGAATAAGCCTTGCGAAGGAAGACACGCATAACGAGTGAACTTACGTATAGGCTCTTGAATAAGCTGCACCGATGACAGAAGAGGTGTGCGAGCCTTTCGCAGGGCTAAAACAGCATGCCGTCTCTGCAACAAATTCGCTGGATTACAGCGTGCTCTGAATGGCATTAGTTTTGCGCGCAGTTTTGAGTATGTCAGAGGTGGTTTTGGCTACCTCAATGTGCTTCGGCGCCATGTCTGGCTTGTTTTGTCGGATCGTTGTTGCTTGTTGTGTCGTTGTcgtcgaggagaagagatgatggtaTAAAAATTCCACGTCACGCATCGGCGtttctcctcgtcttcgtcgtcgtcgtcacAATtacagcagcagcagtgaTCGGTGGGGCAGGAGTCGGAGGCCATCTACCATATACATAGACCATAAGACCGACTCTTTCAGCAACTACCACGAGACGGCCATGGCTACGAAGAATGCCCTCAAGTCTATCAAGGCTCACTTAGGAGAAAAGAACTCCGAATCCGCTCTCTATGAGGCCACCGAACTTCTCAAGTCCATCGGCCCAGACTCACCAGAAGCTGATCAGGTGTAAGCCAGCTCACCATGGAAATATGTTCGGAGCTGACTCGTCAAGTCTGGTCTTTCGAGGGCTCGCCCTCACTCAACTTCAAAGGCTGGACGAAGCGGAAAAGGTGAGTACAGCTCGTCTTCAGATCACAAAAGGCAGACTGATCAGAGGCAACAGTCATATCTTCATGCTTATAAATTGAATCCCAACAATCCTCTCGCATCCGTTGGGCTACGGCGGCTGTACCACAAAAACCAAAGTTGGGAAAAGCTTGCGACTTTCTTAGAGGTGCAAGTGCAAACGACGTTTGAGAAGTAGGTAAACCTTTGCGACACCCAGCTAGTTCTGACAGTCATCACAGACAGGATGACGAAAAGCTTGCAGAGGTTCTTAAAGAATTATTAGAGGTCAGAGAGCAACATGGGCCTGAGGAAAAAGTGCAGGCATATCTTTTCCATTTGTGCAGATCACTGCTTACAACCACATAGCTTTATCGGactcttgatcttcttctcccttcatCGCCTGTAGCGGGGCTTTTGCAGTCAGTGACGCCACCCCAAGGGACTTACATTCCTCTAGCCATCCCTGTCTACCCATCAGCATCTGACATCCTGCcgactcttccttcccctcttccccacccTGTTCACCTTGCTGgatctctttctctcgcATTGGTATCCCTGATCCGCTCGGAAATTGAGATTAAACAGAAGATCGATGCACGGGTTAATAATGAGCGCAAGCGCCTAGGTGCTGGAACAGAGAAGGATGTCAGGAGGAAAGTCGACAGAGAAATACTCGGAACAGAAGGCATGAGGCTGGTCGATCTCTGGAAAGAGATTGCAGGTCATCCacaagtggaagaggagattcGAAGAGAGGTTGAAATTCGGGAATTCGAATTTTGGAGGAGACTCGTCGCTGCTCTTCCGTATGTCATTATTCGTTGACTGGGCAATGGAGGCTCATACTCTGTGCAGTGTCGAAAATAAAATAGCTTCCAAAGAGTCTGCTGGTAAAGCCTCACAAGCTGAGATGCCGGCCAACGCCTCCAACGAACTTGTTGAGCCGGCGCTCTTCAAAGCCAAACAATATGTAGCTCCGAATCGCACAGAAGCTCTCTCTCATGTCAATGCGCTCGCCGATGGCTTCGTCCTACTCGATATCTCGGCCAAGGGCGCCGAGGAGGGCTGGCGATGGGTGTTAGAGGGCAAAGATGAGCCTACTTTGTGTATGTGTTTTCTCTATCATATATCAAATTGTACTAATTGTCCTTTAGTCTATGATATTGATTTGCTTCACAAGTATTCTGAAGCGTTTCCCAACTCTCCTATGGCATGCTTTATAGAAGAATACTGCCGGTGGTTCAAACGTCCTTTGCCGGAAACGGAGGAAGATTCTTCAAAAACAGAAGCATACGAAAGAGACGAGAAAGCCGAGGGTTCTGTAAAGCACCGGAAGAGTCACAAGGGCGGGCGAGGTGCTTTAACAAAGAGACAATCTCGTCGAGCCCATCTGCGGGAAATCCATGTGTCAGAGGAcgttgaaaaggaggaaagagaggagcTGTTCTCGTCGATGACTGTTAGTCTCCATTCTGTGTAATTCAAGTACTGACGGGAATTTCAGAAACTTGTCGACCAACTTCCGATGTCCATTTTTGCCCATAGGGTGATGGCGAGAATCGcgcttgaagatgaagattgGTCCAGCGCGATAAGCTTTGCTGAGAAGGCCCGCAAGCTTCTTACCGGACTGGAAGCTGAGAGAGGTATCACTCTTTCCAAGTAAGTACATGATTAACTAACGTTATATGTCACTAACACATTCTTTAGCGTTCGCGCAGACCTCGATACAGTTCTGGGCGTAGCCCTCGTCCCGCATTACCCTCCCAAACACCATGTCCGTGCAGCGCGCATCCTTGAGACAGTGCTCAAAATCCATCCGACCAATAATGAGGCCCGTTTTGCCCGTGCACAAATTTACGAAACTGCCGGCCAATGGTCTGATGCTCGTCATCATTTCGAAAAAATTGTCCAAGATGGCGGGagcgaaaaggaaaggttggattcaaaggaagaagtcgGCTGGTGTTTGGCCAACGAAGGAAAGCtcgaggaagggagagataTATTGGAGGAGGTCATAGAAGTCAGAGACACCAAgacagaaaaagaaaaagaggcagaagcaagggagagggggaggaCTTGGTGGAGATTGGGCAGGACTGAGTGGATGATCGGAGGTGAGTCTTGGGGTCCTCGAAAGACTATCCAATCGAAGTTAACAAGATGATTGCCTTTTTAGATGAGGAAAGTAAGCAACATGCCGAAGAATGGTTTATGGCATCTGTCCGTGCACACCCAGACTTTGCGGCGTCTTACACTTCCCTTGGAGTCTGTTACTCATCCGCAACCCCTCCCGATAACGAGCGTGCCCTCAAATGCTTTCAACGAGCTTTCGAGCTTGACGCCACAGAAACTGATGCCGCTTATCGACTGGCAAATGGATACgccgatgaagatgagtgGGCAAGGGTGAGGACGATCGCCGTGCGTGTGATGGAAGGCGAAGGGGGTCTGGAGGGTGTGGCGGGCGGGGACGTATTGAACGCTAAAGGAAGATTTGCTCCGCAAAATGGTTGGGCTTGGAAAGCACTCGGCTCTTCCGAGATGCATTATAAAAAATATGCTGAGGCCGCCGCCGCCTATCAGATCGCTCTTCGTGCCGATGATCAGGATGTATCCACGTGGATTATGTTAGGCGAGAGTTACGTCAAGTGCGGGCGACACATGGCAGGACTCAAGACATTTGACCATGCCCTAACCCTCGATCCCGACAACTGGCGCGCTCTCTACAATATCGGTCAAACTCAAAGCCAGCTCGGCGCTTTCGACAAAGCCATTGAAGCCTATCAGAAAGTCTTGGAAATCACccaggatgaggatgttggtGTAATTGCGGCTTTGGCGGAGGCGAACCTTTCTCTCGGACGACAGACCGGAACGGGAGGCTTTAGAGAAAGGTCAAGAGGAGCATTCCATCGAGCGATCGAGTTGGCTATGAAGGTGCTCAAGTCAGGAAAGGCTCACAAGGCATGGGGATGGAAGCTTATTGGCGACGCTACCTATGAATTGAGCGGACAAGAATCAAATATTGAGGAGGCGCAGGATTCGTTTACGGTTGTACAACCGGTGCTGATTTTccttgttgaagatgacacCGATCGTCGGTCAACAACACCAGGTGTCGGCCATGCAGCAAATCTCCTTCAAGATGTtgtctccaccaccacttcTCTCCGGGCTTCGATCTTCGCTTTCGCGTATCGTGCCCATATTCTCAAGAACGAGCCCCGTGTTATCGATCCAGCATTGTATGACTATGCCAGCGCCTTGCATACATTGGCTGGCAAACTTATCGAAAGCGATGAGAGGAAGCAATGTCTTAAGACCGCTATCAGCGCTGTAAGGGCAGCTTTGGATAGGAACGCAGGCGATGAAAGGCTTTGGAATGCTTTGGGTGTGATTTGTGCGACTGCTGGCCCACAAGTTGCTCAACACGCTTTTGTAGTGTCTCTCGAGCTCTACAGCAAGGATCCAGTTGTTTGGGTCAACTTGGGATACTTGTATCTGCATTTGGATGATCTCGATCTCGCCAATCAATGTTTCCTCAAGGCTCAAATCATTGATCCCGATTCTGCGAGGGCTTGGTATGGACAAGGCCTGTTAGCTGACCGACATGGTGATAA
The genomic region above belongs to Cryptococcus neoformans var. neoformans JEC21 chromosome 4 sequence and contains:
- a CDS encoding expressed protein; this encodes MPFRARCNPANLLQRRHAVLALRKARTPLLSSVQLIQEPIRNDVMYQTRLSSTTSLLSPFTSFFSRVRKSQTPETAAEDFANALQTRSFEAMSKAYYMVVNDPIPSNLLSEEQLLGAMKALAESTTKTPKALRLLRRIYEDFPTRFGYPVRRDHKHVVFQGLVNCGMVREALEIALSMDKKDVNWRLMLRAAVDADIALSDIVIQRFRETTPLNQEDYILLLRIIRSHPSQNKKRLEPLLAEMEQKGVTLNQNIQAEVMQVHIAYGELEKAKQIMEKWDFFTLEGVGPRMWDAQVQYYIAVHDLSKLQTTVLSMRDAGLTVQQNAILALALEQLDQFIDSKSKVLYSDVIAAIHAAEQMAGTEPGSKVWAEVIRHYLQNVKHREALEVAMHLYEECQGRGVTLDVELTRTLIIPLCSSRKQTRLDDALRIYDQYMSLASSAELESENTRLRFAEVYEKLLVACARTQPPPMASVIRLLDDMRTLSLDFTPTNLISLLILLMRASPDHISAYNVYSHFHALNPNAIDRAGFSAILTTFLNLSWKHSPLTPPDLFISMMKDMDRAGYSPSPYILSSLLKQYGQLATRARRGNTVESEESINGITKAIRDVHTLVKLDPLISPDIPLLTALMDAYGRVGAFFEAFEVWDELVQRRAREPRETVQEVYGAAINVMLDTCGWSYSLGKARKSWGWARRWGLVWEKKQWDGWIECLCRCGEVEEAGHVVLEEMGSGAIPPPDKETVRLLYKFGRKQRERGRNVAGIDRLMVRVRERWPQWVEELSNERGSTRMNKSTE
- a CDS encoding translation repressor, putative, with the protein product MATKNALKSIKAHLGEKNSESALYEATELLKSIGPDSPEADQVLVFRGLALTQLQRLDEAEKSYLHAYKLNPNNPLASVGLRRLYHKNQSWEKLATFLEVQVQTTFEKQDDEKLAEVLKELLEVREQHGPEEKLYRTLDLLLPSSPVAGLLQSVTPPQGTYIPLAIPVYPSASDILPTLPSPLPHPVHLAGSLSLALVSLIRSEIEIKQKIDARVNNERKRLGAGTEKDVRRKVDREILGTEGMRLVDLWKEIAGHPQVEEEIRREVEIREFEFWRRLVAALPVENKIASKESAGKASQAEMPANASNELVEPALFKAKQYVAPNRTEALSHVNALADGFVLLDISAKGAEEGWRWVLEGKDEPTLFYDIDLLHKYSEAFPNSPMACFIEEYCRWFKRPLPETEEDSSKTEAYERDEKAEGSVKHRKSHKGGRGALTKRQSRRAHLREIHVSEDVEKEEREELFSSMTKLVDQLPMSIFAHRVMARIALEDEDWSSAISFAEKARKLLTGLEAERGITLSNVRADLDTVLGVALVPHYPPKHHVRAARILETVLKIHPTNNEARFARAQIYETAGQWSDARHHFEKIVQDGGSEKERLDSKEEVGWCLANEGKLEEGRDILEEVIEVRDTKTEKEKEAEARERGRTWWRLGRTEWMIGDEESKQHAEEWFMASVRAHPDFAASYTSLGVCYSSATPPDNERALKCFQRAFELDATETDAAYRLANGYADEDEWARVRTIAVRVMEGEGGLEGVAGGDVLNAKGRFAPQNGWAWKALGSSEMHYKKYAEAAAAYQIALRADDQDVSTWIMLGESYVKCGRHMAGLKTFDHALTLDPDNWRALYNIGQTQSQLGAFDKAIEAYQKVLEITQDEDVGVIAALAEANLSLGRQTGTGGFRERSRGAFHRAIELAMKVLKSGKAHKAWGWKLIGDATYELSGQESNIEEAQDSFTVVQPVLIFLVEDDTDRRSTTPGVGHAANLLQDVVSTTTSLRASIFAFAYRAHILKNEPRVIDPALYDYASALHTLAGKLIESDERKQCLKTAISAVRAALDRNAGDERLWNALGVICATAGPQVAQHAFVVSLELYSKDPVVWVNLGYLYLHLDDLDLANQCFLKAQIIDPDSARAWYGQGLLADRHGDKEHAKALFSHSVTLSAQSLLEADLALAAATFAQFFRPNASVDSSLLHQPAFALKHYCHQRPRDSTAAHLYALICERLGLVEEAALSLENAAAVLEEEFERVESGEIENLYSVALCNLGRVRLSAGVYLESLDALNNCWELIASSSEPSAVSLKPQCKLLQGLAFYWLGQIDESLEAFQASLDAATQNQDYDVKEKVAVLLSRTLWGLGGNDAKETAKSNLMECLARERPSLGVISTLAAIALVSSDADLTNAAVSELLTRPIAERVQDPSGQANLVLYLQAISEGREEDAYNTLQSASQAAPASRSIRNRLVEALIKAGKSKEALDVLAVKNVKEGTAEVKAKEERLLGIGELMEGDAKGMKGVVRSVMLAPWEDESWQALAWGKKVVEEAGLIETKDGAKDDAATKLDLTE